A genome region from Brachymonas denitrificans includes the following:
- a CDS encoding CHASE2 domain-containing protein, giving the protein MRSLEFWRAGAWRRVLLGLLPLLVMLPHAIGIVQYGMVTRLEQQVNDVLLMHGRAPATLDERIVIVDIDERSLLQYGRWPWSRSVLATLSEELLHRQQVAVVGYDVLFAEPERDDTIARLGTWLREQRLSGPVLEEHVKELEARLDRDGLLVKALAGQPVALGYYYSDRPPVMETGSLPRPLVVEQLPGEPVEFTRVPLMQGYAGNLPELVRAVGHGGFINAEIDSDGVLRSIPLLARRVENRVTAYYPALALEMLMMAMQVDSARIVPLQQEGKGSRARMIGLQLQQDGRSLTLPTAVGGRFLVPFRKGSGVPGARYRYVSAGDVLEGRLAEGELRHKLVLVGTTAPGLRDLRATPVSTSYPGVEVHASVLSAMLDGDFLQTPDYSRGYATVAMVVAVGLLLLVMARVGMVGALLWSLGVAAVFVAFHLQLFQRQGLMLPLASILLTILLTYVLHTSVGYFVERRTKRQLVELFGHYVPSELVARMASQPEQYTTQAISRELTVMFCDLEQFTPLSESMDPQALQALLNDIFNRMADVIGPNQGTIDKYMGDCVMVFWGAPVADPDHAWHAVKTGIELGVMLQRFNSEREAAGLAPLGASIGINTGMMSVGDMGSEMRRSYTVIGDAVNLAARLEPLAGIYGVPMVVGEQTVQQVAQCHWQWLDCIRVSGKAQAANIYAPFTEDAQLDADQQRELGLWHQFREAYRMQDWPRCSTLLAKLQGLAPGRVLYGVYRERIDAFLKQPPAPDWDGVTLQQDLKRPADVRYLTDRAG; this is encoded by the coding sequence ATGCGCAGCCTCGAGTTCTGGCGGGCGGGTGCCTGGCGGCGCGTGCTGCTGGGCCTTCTGCCCTTGCTGGTGATGCTGCCGCACGCCATCGGCATCGTGCAGTACGGGATGGTGACGCGGCTGGAGCAGCAGGTGAATGACGTGCTGCTCATGCATGGCCGGGCACCGGCCACGCTGGATGAACGCATCGTCATCGTCGACATCGACGAACGCAGCCTGCTGCAGTATGGGCGCTGGCCCTGGTCGCGCAGCGTGCTGGCCACACTGAGCGAAGAATTGCTGCACCGCCAGCAGGTGGCGGTGGTGGGCTACGACGTGCTGTTTGCCGAGCCCGAGCGTGACGATACCATTGCACGCCTCGGCACCTGGCTGCGGGAGCAGCGCCTGTCAGGCCCCGTGCTCGAGGAGCATGTGAAGGAGCTGGAAGCGCGGCTGGACCGGGACGGCCTTCTGGTGAAAGCGCTGGCCGGCCAGCCCGTGGCGCTGGGATACTACTATTCGGACCGTCCGCCGGTAATGGAAACCGGGAGCCTGCCGCGGCCCCTGGTCGTCGAGCAGTTGCCGGGCGAGCCGGTCGAATTCACACGGGTGCCGCTGATGCAGGGCTATGCGGGCAACCTGCCGGAACTGGTGCGTGCCGTCGGTCACGGCGGCTTCATCAACGCAGAGATCGACAGTGACGGTGTGCTTCGCAGCATTCCGCTGCTGGCCCGCCGTGTGGAAAACAGGGTGACGGCCTACTATCCCGCGCTGGCGCTGGAGATGCTGATGATGGCCATGCAGGTGGACAGTGCCCGCATCGTGCCCCTGCAGCAGGAGGGGAAGGGGTCGCGAGCGCGCATGATCGGCCTGCAGCTGCAGCAGGATGGACGCAGCCTGACGCTGCCGACGGCAGTGGGGGGGCGTTTCCTGGTGCCGTTCCGCAAGGGCAGCGGGGTGCCCGGTGCACGCTACCGTTATGTGTCGGCCGGTGACGTGCTCGAAGGCAGGCTGGCGGAAGGCGAGTTGCGCCACAAGCTGGTTCTTGTGGGAACCACGGCACCCGGCCTGCGCGACCTGCGCGCCACGCCGGTCTCCACCTCGTATCCGGGGGTGGAGGTGCATGCCAGCGTGCTGTCTGCCATGCTCGATGGCGACTTTCTGCAGACGCCCGACTACAGTCGCGGCTATGCGACGGTGGCCATGGTCGTCGCCGTCGGCCTGCTGTTGCTGGTCATGGCGCGTGTCGGCATGGTGGGGGCGCTGCTCTGGAGCCTGGGTGTGGCGGCCGTGTTCGTGGCTTTCCACCTGCAACTCTTCCAGCGACAGGGCTTGATGCTGCCGCTGGCCTCGATTCTGCTGACCATCCTGCTCACCTACGTGCTGCATACCAGCGTGGGGTACTTTGTGGAGCGGCGCACCAAGCGCCAGCTGGTGGAACTGTTCGGGCACTACGTGCCTTCGGAGCTGGTCGCGCGCATGGCCAGCCAGCCCGAGCAGTACACCACGCAGGCCATCTCGCGCGAGCTGACGGTGATGTTCTGTGACCTGGAACAGTTCACGCCGCTGTCCGAATCCATGGACCCGCAGGCACTGCAGGCGCTGCTGAACGACATCTTCAACCGCATGGCAGACGTGATCGGGCCGAATCAGGGCACCATCGACAAGTACATGGGCGATTGCGTGATGGTGTTCTGGGGCGCACCCGTGGCGGATCCCGACCACGCATGGCATGCGGTCAAGACGGGCATCGAACTGGGCGTGATGCTGCAGCGCTTCAACTCCGAACGCGAAGCGGCCGGCCTGGCCCCCCTTGGGGCCAGCATCGGCATCAACACAGGCATGATGAGTGTGGGCGACATGGGTTCGGAAATGCGGCGCAGCTATACGGTGATCGGCGATGCGGTCAACCTTGCCGCACGGCTGGAGCCGCTGGCGGGGATCTATGGCGTGCCGATGGTGGTGGGTGAGCAGACGGTGCAGCAGGTGGCGCAATGCCACTGGCAGTGGCTGGATTGCATCCGGGTCAGCGGCAAGGCGCAGGCGGCGAACATCTATGCGCCTTTTACCGAAGATGCGCAGCTCGATGCCGATCAGCAACGCGAACTGGGTCTGTGGCACCAGTTCCGCGAGGCCTACCGCATGCAGGACTGGCCGCGCTGCAGCACCCTGCTCGCAAAGCTGCAGGGCCTGGCGCCGGGGCGTGTGCTGTACGGTGTGTACCGCGAACGCATCGACGCCTTCCTGAAGCAGCCGCCGGCACCGGACTGGGATGGCGTGACCCTGCAGCAGGACCTCAAGAGGCCGGCAGATGTGCGATATCTCACGGATCGGGCAGGATGA